The Canis lupus dingo isolate Sandy chromosome 7, ASM325472v2, whole genome shotgun sequence DNA window ACATCTGAGAATTTGCTTTCTCATGGAGAATGATGCAGGATCCATAACCTCTACCAGGGTGTTTGTGGCCTTAAAAAGGGTgacgggtgtgtgtgtgtgatgctcaGACTGAATTAGAGATTGAAAGAGTTTTTTCAGGGACAGGTTGTCTTCTGAACTTCCCAGTACTTGACTCTTTTTTGtcactctgatttttaaaaaaaattttttttaaatttatttatgatagtcacacagaaagagagagagaggcagagacataggcagagggagaagcaggctccatgcaccgggagcccgacgtgggattcgatcctgagtctccaggatcgcgccctgggccaaaggcaggcgctaaactgctgcaccacccagggatcccatcactcTGATTTTTCTAGGTGGCTGGTGAGGAACCAATAGACCACCCTCACCTCTATTTCTTTGGGTTATACCATCTTATCATTCCTCTTTTCCTCAGCCAAGGAGCCCTAAATGGTTGTTTTCAGCCATCGCACCGACCTGGTTCATGGATCATATAATGGACCCATCCCTGACTCTGCTGAACTCCAAGATTCCTCCATTCAGATTCAGACATCAGATGGGTTTTAGGGACCAGCTTGGCTATGTCCTTGGGCAACATGACATGCCTGTAACAGAAACACGGAGGGATCACATCAGTACTGGGTGCAGTTGTGTTAGACAAATGCTTGTGTACAAAGCCAagagagcaaagaaaagaaaaaattggttCCCAATGGGAGAGTTTATGTACTCTTATCATGGGGCAGAGGCAGCTAGAAATAAAGGCCAGATTATGCAAATCGTCCCCCCAAGTATGTTAAAAAGCACGCGTGAGTAACTCAAGTGAACAGGCGCTGTGGACACCGCGCCCCTGCCTTCCTCCAGCTCAGTCTGCTAGCTGATTAGAATGATCTAAGGGCAGCCCCACGACACTCACAGCGTTAATTATTAAAGGTAGTTTTGAAAACGGCTGGTTTTGTGGAGAAGAAAGGCCTCTTGTGGAGCGCTGTGAGGAAGAGCCATCACAAGGATGAAATGTGAATATCTTCTCCTCTGAAATGTACCCTCCATTTCATTTTCCCAACTCTGAAAAGAGTTGCCATGAGACTCCTCTTGGGAAACCCCAGGTTTTCCTAACCAAGGATAAATCTCctttcatggcaaaaaaaaaatccttactctCACCTGAGTTGGGCTACTCCAGATAGACCCCATCATGCTCAGGGAAAACACAGTAGGTGTGTACTAGTAGCAAATTCTTTCACAAACAGCGTCTTCGATCCCTAATCGGACCCGACCGACGCCCCCCAACGCCAGCGCCCGGACTTACAACTTCGGGGAGCTGAAACTAGCTCTGCAGAGGTGGCAGCGCACAGTCAGCGGCGGAAAGAAACCTAAGTGGCCTGGGTCCCCCAAGGGTCAGCACACGCCGAGTCCCCGGAGCCCCGCACTTGGCCGGGAAGGAAACGCAAGCCTGCCAAGTCTCCATCCCACGTTCTTCCAGGAAGAAGCCAAAACGGCACGCGGGCAGCATCCTCGCTCTTCCCTGGTACTCCTCCTGGAGGGGCGGCGCTGCCTCCGTCACACCGTGCCCGGGCGCAACTCCCGAGCCTGCGGCGCTGCGTCGCCGGGTCAGACCTTCCCACGAGCCGCACGCCCGCGCCCCCTTTCCCGGATCGTTCAGCACCGCTGCGGCCACTTCTTTCCAGCACGCCCCAGCGGGCAACCTCCACGTGCCCGGGGAAGCTCCCAGAACGATCCAGAACCCCGCATGGTGCGGGGTGCGGAGGCCTCGAGCTCTAGGCACGCCCCCTCCGCCCGCTCCCCGGCGCGGGACACACTGCGGTCCGCAGCTGTCCGCGCCCTCTCGCCGCCAGGCCCTCGCGCAGGCGCCCTGCTACGctccgcgcccgcgccccgggaGTCCCCCGCGCATGCGCCGGTCCTGTTGCTTCAGCCCCGGTGACTAACTCCTCTTGCCCTCACTTGTCAAAGTTCACGACCTCGTTATGGCCCCCGCGGCGGCACTAACCGGTACTCGAACTCCTCGTCGTCGTATTTGTCCGAATAGTAAATCTGTTTGTGCGACATGATCACTCAGCCTGAGGACCGTCAGGCCCACTCCGGCAACCTCCAAACAACTCCCAGCAGCACGCGCTCCCACCCACTTTGGCCTAGCTTTCAAACACGCCGCCCGCGCTTCCTATTGGACCCCATGGTTTAAGGCGGGACTACTCCACCTTCAAGCCGCCGATTGGTTTAGATTTGCTTCTGTTCGAGTCCTTATTGGACCGCGCTGCTTACGTTAGTCAAGAATGAGCGTAGGGAAAAAATATGCCTCTAATTGGCTATTCCTGCCCCCGTGCGCGTTCTCGCATTGCCATTGGCTGATTCGGCAAAGTGGGACGGCTGAAGGAGGGACGCTGAGGTAGAGGGTCAGGGGTTAGTGAGGCCGGAAGTGAGTGCAATAAAGTTTCTTCAGGGAGGCCAGGCCGGGGAGAAAGTTGGAACGGCGACCTAAGGAGGCAGTGGCGTGATCCGGAACCAAATCGAGCCGCGGTGCGGTGCGGAGACTCCATGAGGCCCTGGTGAGTTaggtcttctccctctcctaagGTGACCCATTCCTCCACCCCGGAACCCCTCTCCCGGGACCCTACTTCCGGTCTTCATGTGCAAGTCCCGCCCCCTGAGACCCCCCTCCCCGGAAGTCCCACCCCCATCTTCAGGGGGCTCCCCGAACCCCGACTTGTTTTCTGTGTATTGTCCACGACCCCACCCTGCTGCCCAGCTTTCCTGGAAGTCCCACCCCCGAACATGCTTCCAAGTCCGACTGTGAGAAACCTGACGGTAGTTCTCTGAGTTCCGATTCTTCGCCTTCTGGCGACGGGTCCCCCAGGAGGCCAGAGCCCCGCCCCTCCGAGGCCCGGCCGAGTGCCGGCAGCCCCGCCCCAGAGGCTACGCCTTCCgagaggccccgccccccgcctgatGGCGTCGGGCGGTGCTGTAGCCTCGCCTCTTACAGTGCCCGGTACCCGTGATGTGGGGCCCATTCCCCCTGGGCAGCGTCCAGAGTGGGGCGGGCTCCGCCCCTCGGAGCGCTGTGGTAGTCCCGAAGCCCCTTGCTGACACAGCTTCTCTTCTCCTTGGGCTTGGGGCTCAGCTCTGCGGAGCCAGTGCTTCTGCTCCAGCAGGTGGGGCGAGCCGGGCGAGGTCAGGGGCCGCCCTCCgcctcccttgcccctccccctgccccgcgGAGAGGGGCCTGGACTTGGGGTTTGGCGCCAAAGGGGCCGAGAGACTTGCTCCTGGGTTCCCAGCCCAGGACAGACTCCGCCCCAGAGACAGCTGTAGGGCTAGCACCCGCACCTCGGGAGCTGGTAGGGCCGTGAGGTTGGCGTGCAACCTGCGGGTGCACCAGGAGCTAGAGTGTCCTGCTGCCTGGAAACGGTGGCCTGGCGTGGGTGGAGGGGACAGTGGCCTTTTTGctgtttgagtttttttgtttgtttagttttttggaAGGGACTCCCCAGCCCCCGCCGCTTCTTgggctcttcccctcccccccaagcaGAGCTCTTGTCTGGGCATTCCTCCTGGTCCCGCTTGCCCAGCCTTCCCTTCTGGAAACATTCCTGAGGCTTTCGCCATTTCCTGCTActtgcctcctcctccccgctgGGCTGAGAAGCCTGGAGCAGCTCCTCCCCACACACCCAGCCACACTGACTCCCTGTAGGCCATCTCCTTTCCTATGCAAATTTAAAGAGCCCgacttcctccttctttccttcctaaggCCCACACCTGTGGGCGGGTCCTCGCTTCTGGATTGTGCAGACGCCGGCAGGGGAGGACGTCCTGGCCTGTGTGCAGGGGCTGCAGAGGCCAGGGTAGAAGCCTTTCCTCCATCCCTTTAGGCCAGAGAGCTAAAGGCCAGGGGAGAGAGTTGAGCACAGTATCTAACACGATTTGAGTGTTAGTATTATTAGCTACTAGTTTGCATCTTTGTATCTTCTGCAGTTTAAGAATAGGTAATTCCAAGGTGAGCATAGAGGTTGTATTTATCTCTAGTGCTTTTTTGGTGACTTTGCCTCTTCCTTCAAGGTCCCCTCTAGTGGAGCTGGAAGCTGTGCAGAAGGGATGGGCCCCAGCCCGTCCCTGGCACCCCGGCTcagatttgtcttcctctccctctgtgctttcatGGCctgtcctttcctctccccacttctctTGGAGAACTGTTGTactctcccacctcctccagtGAGACTCTACCCCTGGTGTTGGGTGCACTGTGCTCCCTGGGCACACCTAACCTTCTCCACTTAAGAGAAGGAGTATGAACATGCCTGGCAGGACCAGGAAGCCAACCCTTGTGTCAGTGCCCTGTCACCTATGTGACCCAGGAAGCCGACCCCTGTGTCAGTACCCTGTCACCGAATTGCCCGTGACAGCCTGCTTTGCTAACTAGACCTGTGGGATGGGGTACAGAAGAGTGCTTGGCTGTGGGCTGCTGCCCCTGGCATGGTAGGTGCCAGCCATGGAGGGCAGGACTCCATCAGCCCGTCCCAGGCTCCAGTTCCTGCCTGAAGGTTCCCTGGTGCACCACCCAGGTTGGACTTTGTTCCCGTTACTTCTCCAGCTTCGTGCTTCCTCTTGGGCCTTCCCTGCGTCCACTGGGACCACTTGGatgctttcctcttcccttcacCACCTGTTCCCAGCTGTGGTAGCAGAGGGCGCTAATGGCCCAGGCTCCCCAGAGCCACCACCCCACGGTGTGAtagggctggaggagggggggCATTCCAGCAGGACAGGAACAGAAGTGCTGAGCTCAGGGGTCCCCTCCTTTCCACTCCCAGCTCCCTCTGTTTCCTGTCCCGGTCCCCCTACCCTCCCGCAGCTTCCTGCTCCCTGTGGCCTGCCCATGTCCTGTGTGGATGGATCCAGACCTCTTcttatttccctcctttccttctctttcccacatCCTTCCTTCCCACTCCACTTTACTCCTCCCCAGATTACTGGTGGTTTGTctcggggcagggtgggggcaccGAGAGCTTTATCCCTGCCAGAGTTCTAGGCTGGGGCTGCTGTGGGGGCTTAGCCCCTTGGAGCCTGTGAGTCAGCACTGTCCTCGGGATTGGTCTCTGGccttccctccccgcccctgggGAGGAGCCAGGCTGCTTCTGGTCCAGCCTGTTCTCTTCTCCGCCTGGGAAGAGGCTCCACGCTGGGCGGGGGATGGGGCCTGAAACTATCTGGGTCTGAGCCTGGGGCCGCTGGTGCCACTTGTCACTCTCCCTCCCCAGGATCCTTGAGATCCCTGGGCCATAGAATCCGAGCAGACTAAAGGCCTGGGGATGCCCCTTGCCTGGCCCCCTTGCCCTGACTGGCAggggggccaggctgggcagCAGCCTCCCTCTCACTGCAGCCATGGATCTCCTGCCCCCCAAGCCCAAGTACAATCCACTTCGGAATGAGTCTCTGTCATCGCTGGAGGAAGGGGCTTCAGGGTCCACCCCACCGGAGGAACTACCTTCCCCATCGGCCTCCTCCCTGGGGCCCATCCTGCCACCTCTGCCTGGGGATGAGAGTCCCACTACCCTGTGCTCCTTCTTCCCCCGGATGAGCAACCTGAAGCTGGCTAACCCAGCTGGGGAGCCAGGAAGGGCCTCTAAGGATGGGGAGGGGACTGGAGGGGCCGCCGTGCTGGACtcagcccccctgcccctcctccaggacaTGAACAAGCTGAGTGGAGGAGGCGGGCGCAGGACGCGGGTGGAAGGGGGCCAGCTGGGGGGCGAGGAGTGGACCCGCCACGGGAGCTTCGTCAATAAGCCCACACGGGGCTGGCTACATCCCAACGACAAAGTCATGGGACCTGGGGTTTCCTACTTGGTTCGGGTGAGTGAATGTCTCCCATTCggtcctccctgctccctcccagactccttcctctgctcactCCAGCTTTGCCGAGCTGGGAGCCTCTCGTTTTCTGCTCTTGCCGGTACCTCCCTTGGTTTCAGGATCGCTTCTCacacctctctcttcccctttcttatTCTGCGGCCCCTCCCATCCAGCTCTGCCTGGGCCCCTTACTTCTGGTGACTCCCCCACCCTGCCATGCTTAGCACAAAGCCCAGCACGTTGCCACCCTTAGTAAGTGTGGGAATGAGCGGTCCTGATTGTatcctccagcctcctccctctggggatgtcaccttccccaccccccaccccagtgcccatcacTGTCCTCGAGATCCTCTTCCCAGATGTCCAGGCCCTCCTGGCTTGCTCGATCCTCCGCCCCTCATTTCCTGTGGTCTGGCACATTGTGGGTGTAGCCGCAGGCTGTGGGCAAAACTTGGTCTTCACTCTTCAGagtcagccttttggctaagatcaagtgtaggaAGCACTCAGGGGAAAGGCCTGGGACTCTTTTTGTGGAGGGGGTGCTGACTCGttaccttcctttcctcctttcagtACATGGGCTGTGTGGAGGTCCTGCAGTCAATGCGTGCCTTGGACTTCAACACCCGCACCCAAGTCACCAGGttagtggggagggggcagactGGGGATTCCTGAATTAATGAGGGGAGAGGGGGTACATAGGGGAGTGGGCTCCTGGATCAGTGAGTATAGGAGGGAGTGGGTCTTGGTCACTTGCTAGTGATGGCTTACCTTCAGGGATAAAGGATTGAGAGAAAGTTAGGGGAATCAGTCTAAGTCTGAATGAAAAGCAGCACCTCTCTGGTCTGGGACCTTCTTATTTATCCAGTCCTGTGTATGGTGGGAGAGGTGGCAGAGGCAGCTGGCAGCTGGAGCCTGAGTATAAAATGGGGTGGATGGAAGATTGCTGCTGCCTTTGGGATGGAATGGGACATTTGGTCGCTGGAAGTAGGTGGGGCCAGACTCACAGAGGCCCTAACCCAATCAGCCAGGAAGTGGCCTCTCCGTGTCATCAAATATTAAAGGCCTTTAATTCAATCCACCATGACAAAGAGCCTGGAGTGCCCCTGAAGTCTGGCCtggtcttcccctccccctgccctgtggCAGCCCCAGCTGAGTGGGAGGCAGGCTGTGGGTCTGAGGACCCCTTTCTCTCCAGGGAGGCCATCAGTCTGGTGTGTGAGGCTGTGCCCGGTGCCAAGGGGGCTACAAGAAGGAGAAAGGTACCTGGGGCTGATGGGGCTGGGGGCACTGCTGGGAAATgtggaggagcagggggaagaTAAGTCTGGGACCTGTGGGGGGAAGGCCAAAAGGCGGAGGGAGGGGGATTCGTGGTGTGGGGAGCCCCCAACTTCTGAGACTCTGGGCCCTTCCCTAGCCCTGTAGCCGCCCACTCAGTGCCATCCTGGGGAGGAGTAATCTGAAATTTGCGGGAATGCCAATCACTCTCACCGTCTCCACCAGCAGCCTCAACCTTATGGCCGCAGACTGCAAACAGGTTGGTGGGGTTGGGCAAGGGGGCCAGAAACACTGCTGGGAGAGCGGAGCGGGGACCTGGCCACAGGGCCAGGAGctaagacaggaaggaaggaggagcatAGGAGGACCTGGGCTAAGAAGCCAAAAGGGTGGGACTGACACTCCAGGGCTCCGGGCCCGGGCTGGGGGTGCCCAGGAAGGCCCCAAGGCTGCCTGACCTGTgttattcccttccttctctgtacCCTGCCCTAACCCTCAGATCATCGCCAACCACCACATGCAGTCTATCTCCTTTGCGTCCGGTGGGGACCCGGTGAGTTGGGGaacagggtggaggtgggggaggagtagGGGCCATGCTGTCTGGAAAGAGGGTGTGCTGGGGTCCAAGTGGTGTCTGGAAAGGACCAGGATGTGTAGGGGTCAGGAATGAGGTGGGCTGGAAACTGGAGCTAAGTGGCTTCTTCTGACCCTGCCCACCCCAGGACACAGCTGAGTACGTCGCCTATGTTGCCAAAGACCCGGTGAATCAGAGAGGTGAGGCGTGGTGGGGAGCGCTGGGTGGGGCCGGCTGTCCGTGAGGCAGGTGAGCAGGACCTGGGTAGCTAAGTAGGGCTTCGGCTGGGAAGATGAGGCCCCTGACCGCGCCTCCT harbors:
- the CKS1B gene encoding cyclin-dependent kinases regulatory subunit 1 — encoded protein: MSHKQIYYSDKYDDEEFEYRHVMLPKDIAKLVPKTHLMSESEWRNLGVQQSQGWVHYMIHEPEPHILLFRRPLPKKPKK
- the SHC1 gene encoding SHC-transforming protein 1 isoform X2, whose product is MDLLPPKPKYNPLRNESLSSLEEGASGSTPPEELPSPSASSLGPILPPLPGDESPTTLCSFFPRMSNLKLANPAGEPGRASKDGEGTGGAAVLDSAPLPLLQDMNKLSGGGGRRTRVEGGQLGGEEWTRHGSFVNKPTRGWLHPNDKVMGPGVSYLVRYMGCVEVLQSMRALDFNTRTQVTREAISLVCEAVPGAKGATRRRKPCSRPLSAILGRSNLKFAGMPITLTVSTSSLNLMAADCKQIIANHHMQSISFASGGDPDTAEYVAYVAKDPVNQRACHILECPEGLAQDVISTIGQAFELRFKQYLRNPPKLVTPHDRMAGFDGSAWDEEEEEPPDHQYYNDFPGKEPPLGGVVDMRLREAAPLGAVRPTPHVVQTPSHLGATLPVGQPVGGDPEIRKQMPPPPPCPEPFEDALRVPPPPQAVAMAEQLRGEPWFHGKLSRREAEALLQLNGDFLVRESTTTPGQYVLTGLQSGQPKHLLLVDPEGVVRTKDHRFESVSHLISYHVDNHLPIISAGSELCLQQPVERKL